One Streptomyces sp. RPA4-2 genomic window carries:
- the dnaB gene encoding replicative DNA helicase produces MSISEPLDDPWADSGPSDRLPASRQRRDTGRARDEQHDRDRDNGPWEGGGSSFERVPPQDLDAEQSVLGGMLLSKDAIADVVEVIKGHDFYRPAHETIYTAILDLYAKGEPADPITVAAELTKRGEITKVGGASYLHTLVQTVPTAANAEYYAEIVHERAVLRRLVEAGTRITQMGYAADGDVDEIVNSAQAEIYAVTEQRTTEDYLPLGDIMEGALDEIEAIGSRSGEMTGVPTGFTDLDSLTNGLHPGQMIIIAARPAMGKSTLALDFARACSIKHNMPSVIFSLEMGRNEIAMRLLSAEARVALHHMRSGTMTDEDWTRLARRMPDVSAAPLYIDDSPNLSMMEIRAKCRRLKQRSDLKLVVIDYLQLMQSGGKRSESRQQEVSDMSRNLKLLAKELELPVIALSQLNRGPEQRTDKKPMVSDLRESGSIEQDADMVILLHREDAYEKESPRAGEADIIVGKHRNGPTATITVAFQGHYSRFVDMAQT; encoded by the coding sequence GTGAGTATTTCCGAGCCCTTGGACGACCCGTGGGCCGACAGCGGTCCCAGTGATCGTCTGCCCGCTTCCCGTCAGCGCCGCGACACCGGGCGCGCCCGTGACGAGCAGCACGACCGCGACCGGGACAACGGGCCGTGGGAGGGCGGAGGCTCGTCCTTCGAGCGCGTGCCGCCCCAGGATCTGGACGCCGAACAGTCCGTCCTCGGTGGCATGCTCCTGTCCAAGGATGCGATCGCCGATGTCGTCGAGGTCATCAAGGGCCACGACTTCTACCGGCCCGCACACGAGACGATCTACACGGCGATCCTCGACCTGTACGCCAAGGGCGAGCCGGCCGACCCGATCACCGTCGCGGCCGAGCTCACCAAGCGGGGCGAGATCACCAAGGTCGGCGGCGCGTCCTACCTTCACACCCTCGTCCAGACGGTCCCCACCGCGGCCAACGCGGAGTACTACGCGGAGATCGTCCACGAGCGCGCCGTGCTGCGCCGCCTGGTCGAGGCCGGCACGCGCATCACACAGATGGGATACGCGGCCGACGGTGACGTCGACGAGATCGTCAACAGCGCCCAGGCCGAGATCTACGCGGTCACCGAGCAGCGCACCACCGAGGACTATCTGCCGCTCGGCGACATCATGGAGGGCGCCCTCGACGAGATCGAGGCGATCGGTTCGCGGTCGGGGGAGATGACCGGTGTACCGACCGGCTTCACCGACCTCGACTCGCTCACCAACGGGCTGCATCCAGGCCAGATGATCATCATCGCGGCCCGTCCCGCCATGGGTAAGTCGACGCTCGCGCTGGACTTCGCACGGGCCTGCTCCATCAAGCACAACATGCCCAGCGTGATCTTCTCCCTCGAAATGGGGCGCAACGAGATCGCGATGCGTCTGCTCTCCGCCGAGGCGCGCGTGGCACTGCACCACATGCGGTCCGGCACGATGACCGACGAGGACTGGACCCGGCTCGCGCGCCGGATGCCGGACGTCTCGGCAGCGCCGCTCTACATCGACGACTCTCCGAACCTGTCGATGATGGAGATCCGTGCCAAGTGCCGCCGCCTCAAGCAGCGCAGCGACCTGAAGCTCGTCGTGATCGACTATCTGCAGCTGATGCAGTCGGGCGGCAAGCGGTCCGAGAGCCGGCAACAGGAGGTCTCCGACATGTCGCGAAACCTGAAGCTGCTGGCCAAGGAGCTGGAGCTGCCGGTGATCGCGCTGTCGCAGCTCAACCGTGGTCCCGAGCAGCGCACGGACAAGAAGCCCATGGTCTCCGACCTGCGTGAATCCGGCTCGATCGAGCAGGACGCGGACATGGTGATCCTGCTGCACCGCGAGGACGCGTACGAGAAGGAGTCACCGCGGGCGGGCGAGGCGGACATCATCGTCGGCAAGCACCGTAACGGCCCGACGGCCACGATCACGGTGGCCTTCCAGGGCCACTACTCCCGCTTCGTGGACATGGCACAGACCTGA
- a CDS encoding MATE family efflux transporter — translation MTQAPPAPRAARRRHDREIVALAVPAFGALVAEPLFVMADSAIVGHLGTAQLAGLGIASALLVTAVSVFVFLAYATTAAVARRVGAGDLRAAIRQGMDGIWLALLLGTVVIVTVLPTAPALVELFGASPTAAPYATTYLRISSLGIPAMLIVLASTGVLRGLQDTRTPLYVAVAGFVANAALNLGLVYGAGLGIAGSAWGTVIAQFGMAAAYLFVVVRGARRHGASLRPDAAGIRACAQAGAPLLVRTLSLRAILMIATAVAARLGDADIAAHQIIMSLWSLLAFALDAIAIAGQAIIGRYLGANDAQGAREACRRMVQWGIASGVVLGLLVFVARPLFLPLFTSDPAVQHTALPALVLVAVSQPISGIVFVLDGVLMGAGDGPYLAWAMLLILAVFAPVALLVPAFGGGLTALWGAMTLMMALRMLTLWLRSRSGLWIVTGATR, via the coding sequence ATGACACAGGCTCCCCCGGCACCCAGGGCCGCCCGACGCCGGCACGACCGAGAGATCGTCGCGCTGGCCGTCCCGGCCTTCGGCGCACTCGTCGCCGAGCCTCTTTTCGTGATGGCGGACAGCGCCATCGTCGGCCATCTCGGCACCGCGCAACTGGCCGGTCTCGGTATCGCCTCAGCCCTCCTCGTGACGGCCGTCAGCGTCTTCGTCTTCCTCGCCTACGCCACCACCGCCGCCGTTGCCCGACGGGTCGGCGCGGGTGATCTGCGAGCCGCGATCCGCCAGGGCATGGACGGCATCTGGCTCGCGCTGCTGCTCGGCACCGTCGTCATCGTCACCGTCCTGCCGACGGCCCCCGCCCTGGTCGAACTCTTCGGCGCCTCACCGACCGCCGCCCCGTACGCGACGACGTATCTGCGCATCTCCTCACTCGGCATCCCCGCGATGCTCATCGTCCTCGCATCCACCGGTGTCCTGCGGGGACTGCAGGACACGAGGACTCCTCTCTATGTCGCCGTCGCCGGCTTCGTGGCCAACGCCGCGCTCAACCTCGGGCTGGTCTACGGCGCCGGACTGGGTATCGCGGGCTCAGCCTGGGGAACCGTCATCGCCCAGTTCGGCATGGCCGCGGCCTATCTGTTCGTGGTCGTACGCGGAGCCCGGCGGCACGGGGCCTCGCTACGACCGGACGCCGCCGGCATCCGGGCCTGCGCCCAGGCCGGCGCCCCCCTGCTGGTGCGGACGTTGTCACTGCGGGCGATCCTCATGATCGCCACTGCCGTCGCGGCCCGTCTCGGGGACGCGGACATCGCCGCCCACCAGATCATCATGAGTCTGTGGAGCCTGCTCGCCTTCGCGCTCGACGCGATCGCCATCGCCGGACAGGCCATCATCGGACGCTACCTCGGTGCGAACGACGCTCAAGGTGCCCGCGAGGCGTGCCGCCGCATGGTCCAGTGGGGCATCGCCTCCGGCGTTGTCCTCGGCCTGCTGGTCTTCGTCGCCCGGCCGCTGTTCCTCCCGCTGTTCACCAGCGATCCGGCCGTCCAGCACACCGCGCTCCCCGCACTCGTTCTGGTGGCCGTCTCCCAACCCATCAGTGGAATCGTCTTCGTCCTGGACGGAGTCCTCATGGGCGCGGGGGACGGGCCGTATCTGGCGTGGGCCATGCTGCTGATCCTCGCGGTCTTCGCACCCGTCGCACTGCTGGTGCCCGCGTTCGGCGGTGGGCTCACGGCACTGTGGGGAGCGATGACGCTGATGATGGCGCTGAGAATGCTGACCCTCTGGCTGCGTTCCCGTTCAGGACTCTGGATCGTCACGGGCGCTACGCGCTGA
- the rplI gene encoding 50S ribosomal protein L9 has protein sequence MKIILTHEVSGLGAAGDVVDVKDGYARNYLIPRNFAIRWTKGGEKDVEQIRRARKIHEIATIEQANEIKARLEGVRVRLAVRSGDAGRLFGSVTPADIASAIKASGGPEVDKRRIELGSPIKTLGAHETSVRLHPEVAAKVNIEVVAA, from the coding sequence ATGAAGATCATCCTCACCCACGAGGTCTCCGGCCTCGGTGCCGCGGGCGACGTCGTCGACGTCAAGGACGGCTACGCTCGCAACTACCTGATCCCGCGGAACTTCGCGATCCGCTGGACCAAGGGCGGCGAGAAGGACGTCGAGCAGATCCGTCGTGCTCGCAAGATCCACGAGATCGCGACCATCGAGCAGGCCAACGAGATCAAGGCCCGCCTCGAGGGCGTCAGGGTCCGCCTGGCCGTTCGCTCCGGTGACGCCGGTCGTCTCTTCGGCTCCGTCACCCCGGCCGACATCGCTTCGGCGATCAAGGCTTCCGGTGGCCCCGAGGTCGACAAGCGCCGCATCGAGCTGGGCTCGCCCATCAAGACCCTGGGCGCCCACGAGACGTCCGTGCGTCTGCACCCCGAAGTTGCCGCCAAGGTCAACATCGAGGTCGTCGCTGCCTGA
- the rpsR gene encoding 30S ribosomal protein S18 encodes MAKPPVRKPKKKVCAFCKDKVTYVDYKDTNMLRKFISDRGKIRARRVTGNCTQHQRDVATAVKNSREMALLPYTSTAR; translated from the coding sequence ATGGCGAAGCCGCCTGTGCGCAAGCCTAAGAAGAAGGTCTGCGCTTTCTGCAAGGACAAGGTCACGTACGTGGACTACAAGGACACGAACATGCTGCGGAAGTTCATTTCCGACCGCGGCAAGATCCGTGCCCGCCGCGTGACCGGCAACTGCACGCAGCACCAGCGTGACGTCGCCACGGCCGTGAAGAACAGCCGTGAGATGGCGCTGCTGCCCTACACCTCCACTGCGCGATAA
- a CDS encoding single-stranded DNA-binding protein, with the protein MAGETVITVVGNLVDDPELRFTPSGAAVAKFRVASTPRTFDRQTNEWKDGESLFLTCSVWRQAAENVAESLQRGMRVIVQGRLKQRSYEDREGVKRTVYELDVEEVGASLKNATAKVTKTTGRGGQGGYGGGGGGGQQGGGWGGGSGGGQQGGGGAPADDPWATGTPAGGGNQGGGGGGWGGSSGGSGGAGGSGGGYSDEPPF; encoded by the coding sequence ATGGCAGGCGAGACCGTCATCACGGTCGTCGGCAATCTTGTAGACGACCCCGAGCTGCGCTTCACCCCTTCCGGTGCGGCGGTCGCGAAGTTCCGTGTCGCGTCCACCCCCCGCACCTTCGACCGTCAGACCAATGAGTGGAAGGACGGCGAGAGCCTGTTCCTGACCTGCTCGGTCTGGCGTCAGGCGGCGGAGAACGTCGCCGAGTCGCTCCAGCGAGGCATGCGCGTCATCGTGCAGGGCCGGCTGAAGCAGCGGTCCTACGAGGACCGTGAGGGCGTCAAGCGCACGGTCTACGAACTGGACGTGGAGGAAGTCGGCGCCAGCCTGAAGAACGCCACGGCCAAGGTCACCAAGACCACAGGCCGAGGCGGTCAGGGTGGTTACGGCGGCGGTGGCGGCGGCGGCCAGCAGGGCGGCGGCTGGGGCGGAGGCTCCGGCGGCGGCCAGCAGGGCGGCGGCGGTGCCCCCGCGGACGACCCCTGGGCCACCGGCACTCCCGCCGGTGGTGGCAACCAGGGCGGCGGTGGCGGCGGCTGGGGCGGAAGCTCCGGCGGTTCCGGCGGTGCTGGCGGTTCTGGCGGCGGCTACTCGGACGAGCCCCCCTTCTAG
- the rpsF gene encoding 30S ribosomal protein S6 produces MRHYEVMVILDPDLEERAVAPLIENFLSVVREGNGKVEKVDTWGRRRLSYEIKKKPEGIYSVIDLQAEPAVVKELDRQMNLNESVLRTKVLRPETH; encoded by the coding sequence ATGCGTCACTACGAAGTGATGGTCATCCTCGACCCCGATCTGGAGGAGCGCGCTGTCGCCCCCCTGATCGAGAACTTCCTCTCCGTCGTCCGTGAGGGCAACGGAAAGGTCGAGAAGGTCGACACCTGGGGCCGTCGTCGTCTCTCGTACGAGATCAAGAAGAAGCCCGAGGGCATCTACTCGGTCATCGACCTGCAGGCCGAGCCTGCGGTCGTCAAGGAGCTCGACCGCCAGATGAACCTGAACGAGTCGGTCCTCCGGACCAAGGTCCTCCGTCCCGAGACCCACTGA
- a CDS encoding peptidoglycan bridge formation glycyltransferase FemA/FemB family protein, translating to MSLTLRTISREQHLAYIQSLPSASHMQVPAWADVKAEWRSESLGWFDGRSGEMVGAGLVLYRQLPKIKRYLAYLPEGPVINWYAPNLDEWLQPMLAHLKHQGAFSVKMGPPVIIRRWEATSIKGGIQNPDVKRLRDIEADFIEPRAFEVADKLRRMGWQQGEDGGAGFGDVQPRYVFQVPLANRSLEEVHKNFNQLWRRNIKKAEKEGVEVVQGGYHDLEEWQRLYEITAIRDHFRPRPLSYFQRMWTALNTEDPNRMRLYFARRGGVNLSAATMLVVGGHVWYSYGASDNIGREFRPSNAMQWRMLRDSYALGATVYDLRGISDSLDETDHLFGLIQFKVGTGGQAAEYLGEWDFPLNKLLHKALDIYMSRR from the coding sequence ATGAGCCTGACCCTGAGGACCATCAGCCGAGAGCAGCATCTGGCATACATCCAGAGCCTGCCCTCGGCTAGCCACATGCAGGTCCCGGCCTGGGCCGACGTGAAGGCCGAATGGCGCTCGGAGAGCCTGGGCTGGTTCGACGGCAGGAGCGGCGAGATGGTGGGCGCCGGGCTGGTGCTGTACCGCCAGCTGCCCAAGATCAAGCGCTACCTCGCCTATCTGCCCGAGGGCCCGGTCATCAACTGGTACGCGCCGAACCTCGACGAGTGGCTGCAGCCGATGCTCGCGCACCTCAAGCACCAGGGCGCCTTCTCCGTGAAGATGGGTCCGCCGGTGATCATCCGGCGCTGGGAGGCCACCTCCATCAAGGGCGGCATCCAGAACCCGGACGTGAAGCGTCTGCGCGACATCGAGGCCGACTTCATCGAGCCGCGCGCCTTCGAGGTCGCCGACAAGCTGCGCCGCATGGGCTGGCAGCAGGGCGAGGACGGCGGCGCCGGCTTCGGCGACGTACAGCCCCGCTACGTCTTCCAGGTGCCGCTGGCCAACCGCTCCCTGGAAGAAGTCCACAAGAACTTCAACCAGCTGTGGCGCCGCAACATCAAGAAGGCCGAGAAGGAGGGCGTCGAGGTCGTACAGGGTGGCTACCACGACCTCGAGGAGTGGCAGCGGCTGTACGAGATCACGGCGATCCGCGACCACTTCCGGCCTCGACCGCTGTCGTACTTCCAGCGCATGTGGACGGCCCTCAACACCGAGGACCCCAACCGGATGCGGCTCTACTTCGCCCGCCGCGGCGGCGTGAACCTGTCGGCGGCGACGATGCTGGTGGTCGGCGGTCACGTCTGGTACTCGTACGGCGCCTCGGACAACATCGGCCGTGAGTTCCGTCCCTCGAACGCGATGCAGTGGCGGATGCTGCGTGACTCGTACGCCCTGGGTGCGACGGTGTACGACCTGCGCGGCATCTCCGACTCGCTGGACGAGACCGACCACCTCTTCGGTCTGATCCAGTTCAAGGTGGGCACCGGCGGCCAGGCGGCCGAGTACCTCGGAGAGTGGGACTTCCCGCTCAACAAGCTGCTGCACAAGGCGCTCGACATCTACATGTCCCGCCGCTGA
- a CDS encoding alanine racemase, whose translation MALTLYVDTARWRAHHKQVSEQFPGLVPVCKGNGYGFGHERLADEATRLGSDILAVGTTYEAARIKDWFGGDLLVLTPFRRGEEPVPLPDRVIRSVSSIDGVYGLVGARVVIEVMSSMKRHGVSEQDLPHLHSAIENVRLEGFAIHLPLDRTDGSDAVEEVIGWMDRLRAARLPLHTMFVSHLKAQELARLQQQFPQTRFRARIGTRLWLGDHEATEYRGAVLDVTPVAKGDRFGYRQQKAASDGWLVVVAGGTSHGVGLEAPKALHGVMPRAKGVARAGLATVNRNLSPFVWAGKQRWFAEPPHMQVSILFVPSDATEPRVGDELVAHLRHTTTQFDRVVER comes from the coding sequence ATGGCGCTCACGCTCTACGTCGACACCGCGCGCTGGCGGGCACACCACAAGCAGGTGTCCGAGCAGTTCCCGGGGCTCGTCCCCGTCTGCAAGGGCAACGGCTACGGCTTCGGCCACGAACGGCTCGCGGACGAGGCCACCCGCCTCGGCTCCGACATCCTCGCCGTCGGCACCACGTACGAGGCCGCCCGGATCAAGGACTGGTTCGGCGGCGATCTGCTGGTCCTGACGCCGTTCAGGCGGGGCGAGGAGCCCGTACCGCTGCCCGACCGTGTCATCCGCTCGGTGTCGTCCATCGACGGCGTGTACGGCCTCGTGGGCGCCCGTGTCGTCATCGAGGTGATGTCCTCGATGAAGCGGCACGGTGTCAGCGAGCAGGATCTGCCGCATCTGCACTCCGCCATCGAGAACGTGCGGCTGGAGGGCTTCGCCATCCACCTGCCGCTGGACCGTACCGACGGCTCGGACGCCGTCGAGGAGGTCATCGGCTGGATGGACCGCCTGCGTGCGGCCCGCCTGCCGCTGCACACGATGTTCGTCAGCCATCTGAAGGCCCAGGAACTCGCGCGGCTGCAGCAGCAGTTCCCGCAGACCCGGTTCCGCGCCCGTATCGGCACGCGACTGTGGCTGGGCGACCACGAGGCGACCGAGTACCGCGGGGCCGTCCTGGACGTCACGCCCGTCGCCAAGGGCGACCGTTTCGGCTACCGGCAGCAGAAGGCGGCCTCGGACGGCTGGCTCGTCGTCGTGGCGGGCGGTACGTCGCACGGGGTGGGCCTGGAGGCCCCGAAGGCACTGCACGGCGTCATGCCGCGCGCCAAGGGCGTCGCCCGCGCCGGCCTGGCGACGGTCAACCGGAACCTTTCCCCGTTCGTCTGGGCGGGCAAGCAGCGCTGGTTCGCCGAGCCTCCGCACATGCAGGTCTCGATCCTCTTCGTGCCCTCCGACGCCACGGAGCCGAGGGTGGGCGACGAGCTGGTGGCCCATCTGCGGCACACGACCACGCAGTTCGACCGCGTAGTCGAGCGCTGA
- a CDS encoding glycosyltransferase family 87 protein: MPSAETTRASVREPEPVRPTKEDEVAAAGSELIGGPIGRRALLGTSWWTPVRVVALVAIAMFALGMVQKLPCYDGGWFFGASTQYTHACYSDIPHLYQGRGFADGLVPYFDKLPGDMDYLEYPVLTGVFMEVAAWLTPGGGSIQDQEQIYWMVNAGMLMVCAAVIAVSTARTHRRRPWDGLLVALAPAFALTATINWDLLAVALLAAAMLMWSRGRALAFGILIGLATAAKFYPFLVMGPLLVLCWRAGKWREFGVALMGAVGAWLVVNLPVMYLAPEGWAKFYSFSHDRGVDFGSVFLFLSTWFKITITADTANAWALVLMVLVCVGMAALALTAPRRPRFAQLAFLIVAAFVLTNKVYSPQYVLWLVPLAALARPRWRDFLIWQACEVAYFLGIWMYLAYTTSGEAHKGLSSQGYQIAIAVHLLGTLYLCAVVVRDIFMPERDMVRKAGDDDPSGGVLDGAEDAFVLGAAAHPPRHAAHFDGPAVQWGNGGAAVEDRSP, encoded by the coding sequence ATGCCCAGTGCAGAGACGACGCGAGCGAGCGTGCGCGAGCCGGAGCCGGTGCGGCCGACCAAGGAGGACGAGGTCGCCGCGGCCGGCAGCGAGCTGATCGGCGGCCCCATCGGACGAAGGGCCCTGCTGGGGACGTCCTGGTGGACGCCCGTACGGGTCGTCGCGCTCGTCGCGATCGCCATGTTCGCCCTCGGCATGGTCCAGAAGCTGCCCTGCTACGACGGCGGCTGGTTCTTCGGGGCCAGCACCCAGTACACGCACGCGTGCTACTCGGACATCCCGCACCTCTACCAGGGGCGCGGTTTCGCCGACGGCCTGGTGCCGTACTTCGACAAGCTCCCCGGCGACATGGACTACCTCGAGTACCCCGTGCTCACCGGTGTGTTCATGGAGGTCGCGGCCTGGCTCACGCCGGGCGGCGGCAGCATCCAGGACCAGGAGCAGATCTACTGGATGGTCAACGCCGGGATGCTCATGGTGTGCGCGGCGGTCATCGCCGTGAGCACCGCGCGCACCCACCGCAGGCGCCCCTGGGACGGCCTCCTGGTCGCCCTCGCGCCCGCCTTCGCGCTCACGGCCACCATCAACTGGGATCTCCTCGCCGTGGCCCTGCTGGCCGCCGCGATGCTCATGTGGTCGCGGGGACGTGCCCTCGCCTTCGGCATCCTGATCGGGCTCGCCACCGCCGCCAAGTTCTACCCGTTCCTGGTGATGGGTCCGCTGCTCGTGCTGTGCTGGCGGGCCGGCAAGTGGCGCGAGTTCGGGGTCGCGCTGATGGGCGCGGTGGGCGCCTGGCTGGTCGTCAACCTTCCGGTCATGTACCTCGCCCCGGAGGGCTGGGCGAAGTTCTACAGCTTCAGCCACGACCGGGGGGTCGACTTCGGTTCGGTCTTCCTGTTCCTCTCGACCTGGTTCAAGATCACGATCACCGCCGACACGGCGAACGCCTGGGCGCTGGTCCTGATGGTGCTCGTCTGCGTGGGCATGGCCGCGCTCGCCCTCACCGCACCGCGCCGCCCCCGCTTCGCCCAGCTCGCGTTCCTGATCGTCGCGGCCTTCGTCCTCACCAACAAGGTCTACTCGCCCCAGTACGTACTGTGGCTGGTCCCGCTCGCCGCGCTGGCCCGGCCGCGTTGGCGGGACTTCCTGATCTGGCAGGCGTGCGAGGTCGCGTACTTCCTGGGGATCTGGATGTACCTCGCGTACACGACCAGCGGGGAGGCCCACAAGGGCCTCTCCTCGCAGGGTTACCAGATCGCCATCGCCGTCCACCTCCTGGGCACGCTGTACCTGTGCGCCGTGGTGGTCCGCGACATCTTCATGCCGGAGCGGGACATGGTCCGCAAGGCGGGCGACGACGACCCCTCGGGCGGAGTCCTCGACGGGGCGGAGGACGCCTTCGTCCTTGGGGCCGCGGCCCATCCGCCCCGGCACGCGGCGCACTTCGACGGGCCGGCCGTGCAGTGGGGCAACGGAGGGGCGGCCGTGGAGGACCGTTCGCCCTGA
- a CDS encoding transglycosylase domain-containing protein encodes MSEHRRKPPQQQGGGRAAARRGQPGPAAGRRATPRGATGSPSDSYESPSGSGGSGGEEERPYGGRAEARRAAQRSSGGGRRRGAEAAGSEGRRGGPGGPNGPGRGRPSGPVKKRFIDYPRAGRSGGARWVPSWRLVSGLFIGFVGSLVAVAGIGYAMVSVPDVAHTAEAQNNVYYWADGTQMVATGGETNRQIINYSQIPAAMRYAVISQENKTFETDSGVDPKGIARAFLNMARGGQTQGGSTITQQYVKNAMLDDQSQTISRKFKEIFVSIKVGATVKKEKIMEGYLNSAYYGRGAYGLQAAARAYFDKDAIRLDESQCAFLAAMLKGATYYDPAGSTALDSTATAEANTKRATAQWSDTLDKEVKYGHLSAAKRATFKELPKPQNPRSNTRLSGQIGYLVDLAKGYVVHNTKITENQLQQGGYSIHTTFDKSKVNALEAAVKEVRSKKINPKVRPDTDKFVQFGGASVDPATGAIKAIYGGEDATKHFTNNADQTGAQVGSTFKPFVLAAAMQWGVKDPSGSSERKIASPKSLYSGKNKLKIKQYDHSVWTDKDGKEWLQTNDGNESYNPPSYKIDLREAMRESVNSAYVQLGMDVGLDKVEEAALNAGILKTSLASSAFPSFSIGTSDPSAIRMAGAYATFADSGQQREPYSVEKISSKDGVVFEHSKIAKAKEAFSPEVADNVTDVLKTVVDKGTGTAARLTGRQVAGKTGTTDGNKSAWFVGYTPQLSTSIGMYRLDDDASSKNRTFLEMYGTGGEKKIHGASFPAQIWHDYMETALKGQKVENFPTPQPIGEVLNNTPSPSATQSATSTPSSSPTPSDTPSPTLSNSPSPTTSESCGKFDWTCGNNGGTDAGGTGNGGTDGGVTTSPTATDTAGNGGNGNGNGGGFIRGQTG; translated from the coding sequence ATGAGCGAGCACCGTCGCAAACCGCCGCAGCAGCAGGGCGGCGGACGTGCCGCGGCCCGGCGCGGCCAGCCCGGCCCGGCCGCCGGCCGCCGCGCGACACCGCGAGGCGCCACCGGGTCACCTTCCGACTCCTATGAGTCACCTTCCGGCTCCGGTGGGTCAGGAGGTGAGGAGGAGCGCCCGTACGGTGGCCGCGCCGAGGCCCGGCGCGCGGCACAGAGAAGCAGTGGCGGCGGACGCCGCAGAGGCGCGGAGGCAGCCGGATCCGAGGGCCGCCGCGGAGGCCCCGGCGGGCCGAACGGGCCCGGTCGTGGCCGTCCCTCGGGGCCCGTCAAGAAACGCTTCATCGACTACCCGCGCGCGGGCCGGTCGGGGGGTGCCCGCTGGGTGCCGTCCTGGAGGCTGGTGTCGGGCCTGTTCATCGGCTTCGTCGGGAGCCTGGTGGCCGTGGCCGGCATCGGGTACGCGATGGTGAGTGTCCCCGACGTGGCGCACACCGCCGAGGCGCAGAACAACGTCTACTACTGGGCCGACGGCACCCAGATGGTCGCCACCGGTGGTGAGACGAACCGCCAGATCATCAACTACTCGCAGATCCCCGCGGCGATGCGCTACGCCGTCATCTCGCAGGAGAACAAGACCTTCGAGACCGACAGCGGCGTCGACCCGAAGGGCATCGCGCGTGCCTTCCTGAACATGGCCAGGGGTGGCCAGACGCAGGGTGGCTCCACCATCACCCAGCAGTACGTCAAGAACGCGATGCTGGACGACCAGTCGCAGACGATCTCCCGGAAGTTCAAGGAGATCTTCGTCTCGATCAAGGTGGGCGCCACGGTCAAGAAAGAAAAGATCATGGAGGGCTACCTGAACTCCGCGTACTACGGTCGCGGAGCCTATGGACTCCAGGCGGCCGCGCGCGCGTACTTCGACAAGGACGCCATCAGGCTCGACGAGAGCCAGTGCGCCTTCCTGGCAGCGATGCTCAAGGGCGCCACCTATTACGACCCGGCGGGCTCGACGGCGCTCGACTCGACGGCCACCGCCGAGGCCAATACGAAGCGGGCCACCGCCCAGTGGTCGGACACGCTGGACAAAGAGGTCAAGTACGGCCACCTGAGTGCTGCGAAGCGGGCCACGTTCAAGGAGCTTCCCAAGCCCCAGAACCCGCGTTCGAACACTCGGCTCAGCGGCCAGATCGGCTACCTCGTCGACCTCGCCAAGGGGTACGTCGTCCACAACACCAAGATCACTGAGAACCAGCTCCAGCAGGGCGGCTACTCGATCCACACGACCTTCGACAAATCGAAGGTCAATGCTCTCGAAGCCGCCGTCAAGGAAGTCCGCAGCAAGAAGATCAACCCCAAGGTGCGTCCGGACACGGACAAGTTCGTCCAGTTCGGTGGGGCCTCCGTCGACCCGGCCACGGGAGCGATCAAGGCCATCTACGGCGGTGAGGACGCGACCAAGCACTTCACCAACAACGCGGACCAGACCGGTGCCCAGGTGGGATCGACGTTCAAGCCGTTCGTCCTCGCGGCCGCCATGCAGTGGGGCGTCAAGGATCCCTCGGGGTCGTCGGAGCGCAAGATCGCCTCTCCGAAGAGCCTGTACAGCGGCAAGAACAAACTCAAGATCAAGCAATACGACCACTCCGTCTGGACCGACAAGGACGGCAAGGAGTGGCTGCAGACCAACGACGGAAACGAGTCGTACAACCCGCCGAGCTACAAGATCGACCTGCGTGAGGCGATGCGGGAGTCCGTGAACTCCGCCTACGTCCAGCTGGGCATGGACGTAGGCCTGGACAAGGTGGAGGAGGCCGCGCTGAACGCGGGCATCCTCAAGACCAGCCTGGCGAGTTCCGCCTTCCCCTCGTTCTCCATCGGCACCTCCGACCCCAGTGCGATCCGGATGGCCGGTGCGTACGCCACCTTCGCGGACAGCGGACAGCAGCGTGAGCCCTACTCGGTCGAGAAGATCAGCAGCAAGGACGGCGTGGTGTTCGAGCACAGCAAGATCGCCAAGGCGAAGGAGGCGTTCAGCCCGGAGGTCGCGGACAACGTCACCGACGTGCTCAAGACCGTCGTGGACAAGGGAACCGGTACCGCGGCGCGGCTGACCGGCCGTCAGGTGGCCGGCAAGACCGGTACCACCGACGGCAACAAGTCGGCCTGGTTCGTCGGCTACACCCCGCAGTTGTCGACCTCGATCGGCATGTACCGCCTGGACGACGACGCGAGCAGCAAGAACCGTACGTTCCTGGAGATGTACGGCACGGGCGGCGAGAAGAAGATCCACGGTGCCTCGTTCCCGGCCCAGATCTGGCACGACTACATGGAGACCGCGCTCAAGGGCCAGAAGGTGGAGAACTTCCCGACGCCGCAGCCCATCGGCGAGGTCCTCAACAACACCCCGAGCCCGTCCGCGACCCAGTCGGCCACCTCGACGCCGTCGTCGAGCCCCACGCCGAGCGACACCCCCAGCCCGACGCTCAGCAACTCTCCCTCGCCCACGACGAGCGAGAGCTGCGGCAAGTTCGACTGGACCTGCGGTAACAACGGCGGGACGGACGCGGGTGGTACCGGCAACGGCGGGACGGACGGAGGCGTCACCACCAGTCCCACGGCCACCGATACCGCCGGCAACGGCGGCAACGGCAATGGCAACGGCGGCGGCTTCATCCGAGGTCAGACCGGCTGA